In one window of Vulpes vulpes isolate BD-2025 chromosome 1, VulVul3, whole genome shotgun sequence DNA:
- the FBXO45 gene encoding F-box/SPRY domain-containing protein 1, with product MAAPAPGPGAASGGAVGGAGAGAGGGGPGGRLPSRVLELVFSYLELSELRSCALVCKHWYRCLHGDENSEVWRSLCARSLAEEALRTDILCNLPSYKAKVRAFQHAFSTNDCSRNVYIKKNGFTLHRNPIAQSTDGARTKIGFSEGRHAWEVWWEGPLGTVAVIGIATKRAPMQCQGYVALLGSDDQSWGWNLVDNNLLHNGEVNGSFPQCNNAPKYQIGERIRVILDMEDKTLAFERGYEFLGVAFRGLPKVCLYPAVSAVYGNTEVTLVYLGKPLDG from the exons ATGGCGGCGCCGGCCCCGGGCCCTGGGGCAGCCTCCGGCGGCGCGGtgggcggcgcgggcgcgggcgcgggcggcgggggcccggggggccgGCTGCCCAGCCGGGTGCTGGAGCTGGTGTTCTCCTACCTGGAGCTGTCGGAGCTGCGGAGCTGCGCGCTGGTGTGCAAGCACTGGTACCGCTGCCTGCACGGCGACGAGAACAGCGAGGTGTGGCGGAGCCTCTGCGCGCGCAGCCTGGCCGAGGAGGCTCTGCGCACGGACATCCTCTGCAACCTGCCCAGCTACAAGGCCAAG GTACGTGCTTTCCAGCATGCCTTCAGCACTAATGACTGCTCCAGGAATgtctacattaagaaaaatggcTTTACTTTACATCGAAACCCCATTGCTCAAAGTACTGATGGTGCAAGGACCAAGATTGGTTTCAGTGAGGGCCGCCATGCATGGGAAGTGTGGTGGGAAGGCCCTCTGGGCACTGTGGCAGTGATTGGAATTGCCACAAAACGGGCCCCCATGCAGTGCCAAGGTTATGTGGCATTATTGGGCAGTGATGACCAGAGCTGGGGCTGGAATCTGGTGGACAATAATCTACTACATAATGGAGAAGTCAATGGCAGTTTTCCACAGTGCAACAATGCACCAAAATATCAG ATAGGAGAAAGAATTCGAGTCATCTTGGACATGGAAGATAAGACTTTAGCTTTTGAACGTGGATATGAGTTCCTGGGGGTTGCCTTTAGAGGACTTCCAAAGGTCTGCTTATATCCAGCAGTTTCTGCTGTATATGGCAACACAGAAGTGACTTTGGTTTACCTTGGAAAACCTTTGGATGGATGA